A DNA window from Candidatus Methylomirabilis sp. contains the following coding sequences:
- a CDS encoding HAD family hydrolase, producing MLAAVTFDCWQTLIADDAATEGRARRLRIEGCRAALERGGFPLPDGAVAAAYDAVGEALATLWAGGRDISTEAQVRLLLRQLDGPPAAEPPARLLRDLSAAYAGPVLQALPAACDGAAEALAWAVDRGLRLGLICNTGRTPGRTLRPALARRHLLRYLHACTFSDEVGLRKPDPIVFRATLTALEVPAADAVHVGDDPIADVAGAKRAGLRAVYLRREANAPAPAEADAIIGSLRELPAVLAAWVGERVA from the coding sequence ATGCTCGCGGCGGTGACCTTCGACTGCTGGCAGACCCTGATCGCCGACGACGCGGCGACCGAGGGGAGGGCTCGCCGCCTCCGCATCGAGGGGTGCCGGGCTGCCCTGGAGCGAGGCGGCTTTCCGCTTCCGGACGGGGCGGTGGCCGCCGCCTATGATGCCGTCGGAGAAGCGCTCGCCACCCTCTGGGCGGGCGGCCGGGACATCTCGACGGAGGCGCAGGTCCGGCTTCTCCTGCGCCAGCTGGATGGGCCGCCGGCCGCCGAGCCCCCGGCGCGCCTGCTGCGGGACCTCTCTGCCGCGTATGCTGGTCCGGTACTGCAGGCCCTGCCGGCCGCCTGCGACGGGGCGGCCGAGGCGTTAGCCTGGGCCGTGGATCGGGGGCTCCGGCTCGGCCTCATCTGCAACACCGGGCGGACGCCGGGGCGGACGCTCCGGCCCGCGCTCGCCCGCCGCCACCTCCTCCGGTACCTGCACGCCTGCACCTTCTCCGACGAGGTCGGCCTCCGCAAGCCGGACCCCATTGTGTTCCGGGCGACGCTGACCGCCCTGGAGGTCCCGGCGGCGGACGCCGTCCACGTGGGGGATGACCCCATCGCCGACGTGGCCGGGGCGAAGCGGGCGGGGCTGCGCGCGGTCTACCTGCGGCGGGAGGCGAACGCGCCCGCTCCGGCCGAGGCCGACGCGATCATCGGCTCGCTCCGGGAGCTCCCGGCCGTCCTGGCGGCGTGGGTGGGAGAAAGGGTCGCATGA